The Daphnia carinata strain CSIRO-1 chromosome 2, CSIRO_AGI_Dcar_HiC_V3, whole genome shotgun sequence genome has a segment encoding these proteins:
- the LOC130687066 gene encoding epoxide hydrolase 4-like gives MANLAIGIAVRCVTWFLSSIVTILLVPFLVVFWPWSLVTDYTSTVKKKKTTSSKGWLTSRGLGNSHFVQLKDVSIHYIEAGNPSRPLMLCLHGFPEFWYSWRHQLKEFASTHRVVAVDLRGYGDSDKPNGRDAYKMDRLVDDVRQIIDVLGKGKCDVLLAHDWGAGIGWEVVIRHPQLVRRFVPMNCPHPAAFISVISSEFTQIFKSWYMVFFQLPVVPELLLTAFRASLFRWLFQRPGLIEEDAKAYLYLYRRRNDLTGPINYYRSMIDPDTMGQEGIVVKVPTLLIWGGEDRFLNISMAHQSAKWAENFTLGLIPEASHWVQQDAPHNVNRKIREFLGKV, from the exons ATGGCCAACTTGGCTATTGGCATAGCAGTTCGGTGCGTCACTTGGTTCCTGTCTTCTATAGTGACGATTCTTCTTGTACCATTCCTTGTTGTGTTCTGGCCGTGGAGTCTCGTCACCGACTACACCAGCAcagttaaaaagaagaaaactacAAGCAGTAAAGGATGGTTGACCTCTCGAGGATTAGGCAACAGCCATTTCGTTCAGTTAAAG GACGTGAGCATCCATTACATTGAGGCTGGCAACCCGTCACGACCGCTGATGCTCTGTCTGCACGGCTTCCCTGAATTTTGGTATTCATGGAGACATCAGCTCAAAGAGTTTGCGTCCACTCATCG cGTAGTCGCGGTCGACTTGAGAGGCTACGGTGACTCGGACAAACCTAACGGTCGCGACGCCTACAAGATGGACAGGCTAGTGGACGACGTTCGCCAAATCATCGATGTACTCG gtaAGGGCAAGTGTGACGTGCTACTAGCTCACGACTGGGGTGCCGGAATTGGTTGGGAAGTCGTTATCCGCCATCCGCAATTGGTCCGTCGTTTCGTGCCGATGAATTGCCCCCATCCGGCCGCCTTTATCTCCGTCATTTCTAGCGAATTCACGCAGATTTTCAAGTCGTG GTACATGGTATTCTTCCAATTGCCCGTCGTGCCAGAACTACTGCTCACAGCGTTCCGTGCTTCCCTTTTCCGTTGGTTGTTCCAGCGTCCAGGGCTGATAGAGGAAGACGCCAAGGCCTATCTGTATCTCTATCGACGTCGAA ACGATTTAACCGGTCCGATCAACTATTACCGGAGCATGATCGATCCCGATACGATGGGCCAAGAAGGTATTGTGGTCAAAGTGCCGACGTTGCTTATCTGGGGCGGCGAGGATCGTTTCCTTAACATCTCCATGGCTCATCAATCAGCCAa ATGGGCGGAGAACTTCACTCTTGGCCTGATTCCCGAAGCGTCACATTGGGTACAACAAGACGCTCCGCATAACGTCAATCGAAAGATTCGTGAATTCTTGGgaaaagtttga